GGAATTATTTGTTTGTACAGTGAATCGTTATTTTTCCATGAATTGTTGAAATGTGTGACTGTCATGTGAGATACATTTACAGATGTATAACAAGTGAGTTCAAAGTCAAATGTTCTTCCACAATAAAAACTGGTTTATTTTGCATGTTCTGATGTTTCGTAATAAACGTGTTTAATCAGTAACTACAGACTCCATCTTCAGTATTCAGACCAAGTGTTGAGTCTCAGGATAATGTGCTCATTTGCTTTGGGCTTGTAGCAGccaattcctgaggggggggaaaaaacaggGAAGTGAATAATTTCAAGACAATCAAgcccaatacacacacatgcacaggaagGATATCCTCACCAGCATCCAACCTGGTCTCCTTGCCTGAGGATTCAGACAAAAGTTCCCAGTAGGTCTGTTTAGCCTCATTGCCAGCCACTCCATTCACACTCTCCAGGAGAAGGCCGAAGTCTGGGTCGTCCGTCACTGTGAACCTATCAAGACAGGCATGCTTGTGAGTCAGCTCTCTGGCTGCTTTCACCAATAGAACTCATCACAAATAAACAGTATTGGTTTTCTACTTGAAGTCTTGGCCTGTGTTCTGCAGCCTCCTCAGAGCTCCCAGCAGGACACCCCCCTCTACCATAGAAACAGAGTAGGACGAGGCTGCCTCATTGGACTGAGCGTTCTCCacagacagtctgatggggagTGAGGATGGACCTACGCAGCAACACCCAGGAAATGAGGCAGAAGGAAAGTTTCAGGCGATATATTCCATTTTAATTGACAGTTTGTATAAAGTATGGCCAATAAGTACTCTAGGCCTAAACATGCAAGTAGTATTGACTCACCTCCTTGTGTGAAAGTGGATAGTAACAAGAAAAAAGCCACCGACAGTAGAGTTGTCCTTCGCACAACCATCCTGTTCACTCTTTCAGTTCAGACCTTCTCCCTCTGGTGAGCACTACTTATACTCTACCTAACCCCGGTTTATGACCACATTCCGATCCCAGGTTACCAAGGTTATTTTTCAATAGCTCAGCTAAATATTTCTCTCCAGGCTCTTTCAAAAGTTTTGTTTGTTCTTGCCCCACAGAGAGAAAACTGTACCAATATTTACTGTATTGGGAATAAAGAGAAGTATGTTGGAATACCTTTGATGTAACATAGATCAGTGAGGACAGGTACATGTAGGTGAGTAATGATCTACCATGGCTCCCTGACCTTGTGTCCCTTATTGTGTGGTGTGAGTAATGAGAATgcaaataaaattaaaataaagtaCTTTAAACGCAAACAATAGCTTAGAGGTGCACGACCACGTCTCAGACTCCCGCTAAACATTATAGAGAATTTATTTCTGACATTTATTTCCTCATTAAATTTCTCTTTGGGTTTCAGAAGCATTAAGCGGACGTGTTAAGTGTTTTCCAATCAATAGTTTGCGAGGTTGCACCTTTATCAATATTATTATATGAAGCATATATCAGACTTTTCTCACTCTTCAAGTGGGCTGCAATACAATGCAATGGCAGACCACACTGAAATACTTATACTATCCACACGGTGTCCCTGTAGCACAGTATCTTTTCCAGTCTGTCACACGTAGTGCGACACATAGCTGTATGCATAAGCACGGCACAGATCAAATATAGTAAGCTTGTGTGATCTACATTTAACTTGTAAGACACTAGTTTAGAAGTCCGCATATACCTGAGCAAATTGAAATAACGCCTGATTCCAAAAATACagttaatttcattcaaaaaaaaatattcccaTAAATGTATCAAACTTCAATTTTAGCCTTTAGTTATTACTGCGGTTATTCTATTCCTATTGCGCTTATGCCCATACATTCAACAACATATTTTACAATTCTTTGATTCTTGAAACTGTGAGAATGATCCCTGTTTGCATTACAATGCAGGACAAGAATTCGTTTCAATCAATAAAGGCGTCTAAAATAAAGACCCTGGCAGATAGGCTATACACTATGTGCGCCGTGTAAATTCTTTATTCGTTGTAAGGAAAAACATTGGACACATTTGTTATCCCTACATCCCCCTTGCGAGGGATGTAGGGCGTTATTTGAACGCAAGTAACCCCAAGTGTTTCACCGAAAATAACCCGGGCACTGCACCATCAGCACCAGTACCAGGCAGATGCGCAGGTGCGGTCTTTAAAGAGACCGCGCGTTTGAGTTCATGAGTTTCCATTGTTTACCTAATTGCTAATCAGAGAAGGATTTTACCTAGTGTGACTTATATTATGTTCATAATCTATGTGTAAAACATGATGGACAGATGTGGGCGATGATAGTGTGCCATGACAGGAAATCATTAGAGGTTTTAAAGGCTACCCTAAAATAGTGTCCCTTTCAGAATGAAACATCTTTAATTCTACAATTTTTAAGGATTTTAATGATCCTGTACTTTTTCCTGTGGTAAGTATGTTCTTAAACGAATGTAATGTAGCATAGTCCTGAAACTATCTCAATTTACAGTTGTAGGCTATGTAATCTGGAATAAAGACATTAGGCCAACATAACGACAGCGCTTGGAGACGAAACGTACCACCTTGTCCCTTAATAAATCCGACACGGGCCTCCTGCGGACTATCTTCTCAAAAAACCTGACAGTAACGCCCTGTACCTCAGACTGGCGGGCGTGCCAGAGATGCACTGACCGGTTTTGATAACGCTACTGCGTGCTATTGAGCTACTGCAGCACGCCATACAGAGGATGTGGAGAAACGACCGTGTAGGAAACCAATCTATCACTGGGAATACGTGTGAGTAGCCTGCTAGATGTCCAGGACGTTATATTCATCAAAGGACCACGACTGTCAGAAATCGAACTCCTTACTGACTCGCGCGGATGCAGCATTTGAGAATAATTCAACTCAGTAATCACTGTTTGTAGCTGAGAATACAGTGCCGGAGGGATTTTAAGTTGCTGTTTTGATGCGGGACGATGTACCGTGCACCAAGAGATATTCTGGAGGAGAACTCGGTTTCCTCCATCACATCCGAAACGATCCGATAGACACCGGCGCACAGTGACCATTTTGCCTGGTACGGGACTGTGAGGACCAGCTCCTGTTGCTGGATTGTGCTGTTGTTTGTTGAGGAATGAACTGATCACAGATCCCAAGAAAAGAGGAACGAGGTTCTAGCTATCGGTCCTTTCAACTAGCAAGAATAAGTATGTTGACCTAGTCCATTATACATAACCTATCGTAAACTATGtggatgcactgtgtgtgtgtgtgtgtgtgtgtgtgtcgatgtgggtgtgtgtgtgtgcagtctatGTCAAGTACAACGTCAAGTATTTCAGAAACTGCAGTTCACATGTATGATGTCATGGGTCAATATCTTGTCTCATCtaccccttcctcttctccacccACTTCCATGATGAGAGGATGCTCATGAAGCCACACTGGTCACATTCAGCTACTGTGCAGTGTTGTTATTGAAAGAGCTCACCGAAGCATGTGCTCCAAAAAGATCATAGCTTGTAATAGTTTCGCAGCCTCCTGGGCGACAAAGTAACAGGTGATAGGTGCATCTCAAACAACAGATAACTCGTCTAAGACATGGCTAATGTAGCTACTCCTCATAACCTCTGCATGCTCCTGCTGCATATGCTTGCAAGCAAACATGGTGGCCCTCATcagtctgaaagagagagagagagagagaga
This window of the Osmerus mordax isolate fOsmMor3 chromosome 19, fOsmMor3.pri, whole genome shotgun sequence genome carries:
- the LOC136963345 gene encoding cobalamin binding intrinsic factor-like → MVEGGVLLGALRRLQNTGQDFKFTVTDDPDFGLLLESVNGVAGNEAKQTYWELLSESSGKETRLDAGIGCYKPKANEHIILRLNTWSEY